One window from the genome of Paramormyrops kingsleyae isolate MSU_618 chromosome 3, PKINGS_0.4, whole genome shotgun sequence encodes:
- the LOC111858161 gene encoding uncharacterized protein isoform X4, whose protein sequence is MFDEARGFIKVKRPNQVVVDTGRGHPPQTLEFNAVWDETATQKEVYESAAKPLVESLLHGCNGCVITYSSPASGRSSHSLLGDGGVAGAQRGIVSRAAQDIFSSPEALNYKIRVSFIQVSNEKIYDLLESQSAEVCRIREGGGSVLLEGLTEVEVGSPQGVLQLYRRGAGNRQSGASRGEFAGKSHIIFNITVAMQMPKAESGQEGLLTTCKLTLVDLASSAKVPARCGPIPDVRRGLQVTQENAQEVKMLKRSLTIFGNVIFALSTTGREHVPYRESKLTRILRDCLGGDCRTSLIVTVSPNPSCVSETLSSLQFARRAMAVPSHQLRCSPLQVHSTKTAEKPKSGQCRRATQLAALTGKRVHPQTCLPPIQHTLAPPSGHGWKRCDELDHKVVLPQLEAGGTQAMRSAKAPRPGEEREGGTSLSRRAGEEKGGGAGVSRRLGEERGGGAGVSGRLGEEKGGGAGVSRRLGEEKVGGAGVSRLPGEEKGGGVSVSRLPGEEKGGGASVSWLPGEEKGGGASVSRLPGEEKGGGASVSRLPGEEKGGGASVSRLPGEEKGGGASVSRLPGEEKGGGASVSRLPGEEKGGGASVSRQPRSRSHSSTLAGNQAVEPSDRDRQARPEVLHSPGISSDCLPPPPAPSATAAAPPMSMDCPNCNRERKIRQEYDRYIVQARRDRDALSQRVQELEASLQRREKAEPPHSSGAAGAWGAAGTQTGETANVSEELFSGGGFVLLPRDDIASQGGAPVGPDCPAGSMSSGSQAEKDRENERLPESLQREPEVLQDQWGECSGREEELARQLQEQTDPAVLEAQDLRVWLERDRLQLHSLEHQKETLSLELEDVRVKYARFQEEAALVMADLQREKDDLLSQIEEREKSYEKVALENADLRLKVDALLGEVGPGGPPDPRGPHRLTASTELVVLSHHVSHCYSKTQYPDYCIQSASGVVAEPVVMSDSDGNPLATKEIFRQLRREHSLLRDVMLILYRRRWFVDDAVPYVRRTLRKCGAKLDPLD, encoded by the exons ATGTTTG ATGAAGCAAGGGGATTTATAAAGGTGAAGAGACCCAATCAGGTGGTTGTTGACACAGGAAGG GGCCACCCACCCCAGACTCTGGAGTTTAATGCCGTTTGGGACGAGACGGCCACCCAGAAGGAGGTCTACGAATCGGCAGCCAAG CCCCTGGTGGAGTCTCTGCTGCACGGCTGCAACGGCTGCGTTATTACCTACAGCTCCCCGGCCAGCGGGAGGTCGTCACACAGCCTGCTGGGAGATGGCGGCGTTGCTGGTGCCCAGCGGGGCATCGTCAGCAGGGCCGCTCAGGACATTTTCAGCT CCCCAGAAGCACTGAACTACAAGATCAGAGTCTCCTTCATCCAGGTTTCCAATGAGAAGATATATGATCTTCTG GAGAGCCAGTCTGCGGAAGTGTGCCGCATCCGTGAGGGAGGGGGCTCCGTGCTGCTGGAGGGGCTGAcggaggtggaggtggggtCTCCCCAGGGGGTGCTGCAGCTGTACCGGCGTGGGGCTGGAAACCGTCAGTCAG GTGCTTCCAGGGGTGAATTTGCTGGCAAAAGCCACATTATTTTTAACATCACCGTAGCCATGCAAATGCCCAAGGCTGAGAGCG GTCAGGAGGGACTTTTGACTACTTGCAAGCTAACACTG GTGGACCTCGCCAGCTCAGCCAAG GTGCCCGCGCGCTGCGGTCCCATTCCAGATGTGAGGAGAGGTTTGCAGGTGACTCAGGAAAACGCCCAGGAAGTCAAGATGCTCAAACGCTCCCTCACAATATTTGGAAAC GTGATCTTTGCCCTCAGCACTACGGGCCGTGAGCACGTGCCGTACAGGGAGTCCAAGCTCACCAGGATTTTGAGAGACTG TTTAGGGGGAGACTGCCGGACGTCCCTGATCGTGACGGTGTCTCCCAACCCGTCGTGTGTCTCCGAGACGCTGAGCAGCCTGCAGTTTGCGCGCCGCGCCATGGCTGTGCCCAGCCACCAGCTTCGCTGCTCCCCCCTGCAG GTTCACAGTACAAAGACGGCAGAGAAGCCCAAGTCCGGGCAGTGCAGACGGGCGACACAGCTGGCCGCCTTGACGGGCAAGAGG GTTCATCCCCAGACCTGCCTGCCCCCCATCCAGCACACGCTAGCGCCACCCTCTGGGCATGGCTGGAAGCGCTGCGACGAGCTGGATCACAAAGTTGTGCTGCCCCAGCTAGAGGCGGGAGGAACACAGGCCATGAGGTCGGCGAAGGCACCGAGGCCAGGAGAGGAGAGGGAAGGTGGAACCAGCCTGAGCAGACGGGCAGGCGAGGAGAAAGGGGGCGGAGCCGGTGTGAGCAGGCGGCTAGGCGAGGAGAGAGGGGGCGGAGCTGGTGTGAGCGGGCGGCTAGGCGAGGAGAAAGGGGGCGGAGCCGGTGTGAGCAGGCGGCTAGGCGAGGAGAAAGTGGGCGGAGCCGGTGTGAGCAGGCTGCCTGGTGAGGAGAAAGGGGGCGGGGTCAGCGTGAGCAGGCTGCCTGGTGAGGagaaagggggcggggccagcgtgagctggctgcctggcgaggagaaagggggcggggccagcgtGAGCAGGCTGCCTGGCGAGGagaaagggggcggggccagcgtGAGCAGGCTGCCTGGCGAGGagaaagggggcggggccagcgtGAGCAGGCTGCCTGGCGAGGagaaagggggcggggccagcgtGAGCAGGCTGCCTGGCGAGGagaaagggggcggggccagcgtGAGCAGGCTGCCTGGCGAGGagaaagggggcggggccagcgtGAGCAGGCAGCCACGCTCCCGGTCTCACTCGAGCACGCTAGCAGGTAACCAAGCAGTGGAGCCTAGCGATCGGGATAGGCAGGCCAGGCCTGAGGTTCTCCACTCCCCCGGCATCTCCTCAGACTGCCTCCCACCTCCACCTGCCCCCTCTGCCACAGCCGCCGCCCCTCCCATGTCCATGGACTGCCCCAACTGTAACCGGGAGCGGAAGATACGGCAGGAGTATGACAGATACATCGTCCAGGCCCGCCGGGACAGGGATGCCCTAAGCCAACGTGTGCAAGAACTGGAGGCCAGTCTTCAGAGGAGGGAGAAGGCAGAACCTCCACACTCCTCAGGAGCAGCAGGAGCTTGGGGTGCAGCAGGGACCCAGACTGGGGAGACGGCAAATGTCAGTGAG GAGTTGTTCAGCGGTGGAGGATTCGTGCTTCTGCCGCGAGATGACATCGCGAGCCAGGGGGGAGCACCGGTGGGGCCAGACTGTCCTGCAGGCAGCATGAGCAGCGGCAGCCAGGCGGAGAAGGACAGAGAGAACGAACGGCTCCCA GAGAGCCTGCAGAGGGAGCCGGAGGTGCTGCAGGACCAGTGGGGGGAATGCAGCGggagggaggaggagctggCTCGCCAACTGCAGGAGCAGACGGACCCGGCGGTGCTGGAAGCCCAGGATCTCCGGGTCTGGTTGGAGAGGGACCGGCTGCAGCTCCATAGCCTGGAACACCAGAAG GAGACCCTATCCCTGGAGCTGGAAGATGTCAGAGTGAAGTATGCGAGATTCCAAGAGGAGGCTGCATTGGTCATGGCTGACCTGCAGAGGGAGAAG GATGACTTATTGTCGCAAATAGAAGAAAGAGAAAAGAGTTACGAGAAG GTGGCGTTGGAGAATGCGGACCTAAGGTTGAAGGTGGATGCTCTCCTAGGTGAGGTGGGACCAGGTGGCCCCCCAGACCCCCGCGGCCCACACAGGCTGACCGCTAGCACCGAACTGGTGGTCCTCTCACACCATGTATCTCACTGCTACTCAAAGACCCAGTACCCAG ATTACTGCATCCAAAGTGCATCCGGAGTCGTCGCTGAGCCCGTGGTGATGAGCGATTCTGATGGCAACCCGCTGGCCACAAAAGAGATCTTCAGGCAGCT ACGCCGGGAGCACAGTCTTCTCCGGGACGTGATGCTCATCCTGTACCGGCGCCGCTGGTTTGTGGACGACGCCGTGCCGTATGTCCGCAGGACCCTGAGAAAGTGTGGGGCCAAACTTGACCCCCTGGACTGa
- the LOC111858161 gene encoding uncharacterized protein isoform X5, producing the protein MVAFDEATKPRGGAVEERGENPNKSFRVFIRLCPEERRDPPTDEARGFIKVKRPNQVVVDTGRGHPPQTLEFNAVWDETATQKEVYESAAKPLVESLLHGCNGCVITYSSPASGRSSHSLLGDGGVAGAQRGIVSRAAQDIFSSPEALNYKIRVSFIQVSNEKIYDLLESQSAEVCRIREGGGSVLLEGLTEVEVGSPQGVLQLYRRGAGNRQSGASRGEFAGKSHIIFNITVAMQMPKAESGQEGLLTTCKLTLVDLASSAKVPARCGPIPDVRRGLQVTQENAQEVKMLKRSLTIFGNVHSTKTAEKPKSGQCRRATQLAALTGKRVHPQTCLPPIQHTLAPPSGHGWKRCDELDHKVVLPQLEAGGTQAMRSAKAPRPGEEREGGTSLSRRAGEEKGGGAGVSRRLGEERGGGAGVSGRLGEEKGGGAGVSRRLGEEKVGGAGVSRLPGEEKGGGVSVSRLPGEEKGGGASVSWLPGEEKGGGASVSRLPGEEKGGGASVSRLPGEEKGGGASVSRLPGEEKGGGASVSRLPGEEKGGGASVSRLPGEEKGGGASVSRQPRSRSHSSTLAGNQAVEPSDRDRQARPEVLHSPGISSDCLPPPPAPSATAAAPPMSMDCPNCNRERKIRQEYDRYIVQARRDRDALSQRVQELEASLQRREKAEPPHSSGAAGAWGAAGTQTGETANVSEELFSGGGFVLLPRDDIASQGGAPVGPDCPAGSMSSGSQAEKDRENERLPESLQREPEVLQDQWGECSGREEELARQLQEQTDPAVLEAQDLRVWLERDRLQLHSLEHQKETLSLELEDVRVKYARFQEEAALVMADLQREKDDLLSQIEEREKSYEKVALENADLRLKVDALLGEVGPGGPPDPRGPHRLTASTELVVLSHHVSHCYSKTQYPDYCIQSASGVVAEPVVMSDSDGNPLATKEIFRQLRREHSLLRDVMLILYRRRWFVDDAVPYVRRTLRKCGAKLDPLD; encoded by the exons TGTCCCGAAGAGCGGCGGGACCCCCCGACAG ATGAAGCAAGGGGATTTATAAAGGTGAAGAGACCCAATCAGGTGGTTGTTGACACAGGAAGG GGCCACCCACCCCAGACTCTGGAGTTTAATGCCGTTTGGGACGAGACGGCCACCCAGAAGGAGGTCTACGAATCGGCAGCCAAG CCCCTGGTGGAGTCTCTGCTGCACGGCTGCAACGGCTGCGTTATTACCTACAGCTCCCCGGCCAGCGGGAGGTCGTCACACAGCCTGCTGGGAGATGGCGGCGTTGCTGGTGCCCAGCGGGGCATCGTCAGCAGGGCCGCTCAGGACATTTTCAGCT CCCCAGAAGCACTGAACTACAAGATCAGAGTCTCCTTCATCCAGGTTTCCAATGAGAAGATATATGATCTTCTG GAGAGCCAGTCTGCGGAAGTGTGCCGCATCCGTGAGGGAGGGGGCTCCGTGCTGCTGGAGGGGCTGAcggaggtggaggtggggtCTCCCCAGGGGGTGCTGCAGCTGTACCGGCGTGGGGCTGGAAACCGTCAGTCAG GTGCTTCCAGGGGTGAATTTGCTGGCAAAAGCCACATTATTTTTAACATCACCGTAGCCATGCAAATGCCCAAGGCTGAGAGCG GTCAGGAGGGACTTTTGACTACTTGCAAGCTAACACTG GTGGACCTCGCCAGCTCAGCCAAG GTGCCCGCGCGCTGCGGTCCCATTCCAGATGTGAGGAGAGGTTTGCAGGTGACTCAGGAAAACGCCCAGGAAGTCAAGATGCTCAAACGCTCCCTCACAATATTTGGAAAC GTTCACAGTACAAAGACGGCAGAGAAGCCCAAGTCCGGGCAGTGCAGACGGGCGACACAGCTGGCCGCCTTGACGGGCAAGAGG GTTCATCCCCAGACCTGCCTGCCCCCCATCCAGCACACGCTAGCGCCACCCTCTGGGCATGGCTGGAAGCGCTGCGACGAGCTGGATCACAAAGTTGTGCTGCCCCAGCTAGAGGCGGGAGGAACACAGGCCATGAGGTCGGCGAAGGCACCGAGGCCAGGAGAGGAGAGGGAAGGTGGAACCAGCCTGAGCAGACGGGCAGGCGAGGAGAAAGGGGGCGGAGCCGGTGTGAGCAGGCGGCTAGGCGAGGAGAGAGGGGGCGGAGCTGGTGTGAGCGGGCGGCTAGGCGAGGAGAAAGGGGGCGGAGCCGGTGTGAGCAGGCGGCTAGGCGAGGAGAAAGTGGGCGGAGCCGGTGTGAGCAGGCTGCCTGGTGAGGAGAAAGGGGGCGGGGTCAGCGTGAGCAGGCTGCCTGGTGAGGagaaagggggcggggccagcgtgagctggctgcctggcgaggagaaagggggcggggccagcgtGAGCAGGCTGCCTGGCGAGGagaaagggggcggggccagcgtGAGCAGGCTGCCTGGCGAGGagaaagggggcggggccagcgtGAGCAGGCTGCCTGGCGAGGagaaagggggcggggccagcgtGAGCAGGCTGCCTGGCGAGGagaaagggggcggggccagcgtGAGCAGGCTGCCTGGCGAGGagaaagggggcggggccagcgtGAGCAGGCAGCCACGCTCCCGGTCTCACTCGAGCACGCTAGCAGGTAACCAAGCAGTGGAGCCTAGCGATCGGGATAGGCAGGCCAGGCCTGAGGTTCTCCACTCCCCCGGCATCTCCTCAGACTGCCTCCCACCTCCACCTGCCCCCTCTGCCACAGCCGCCGCCCCTCCCATGTCCATGGACTGCCCCAACTGTAACCGGGAGCGGAAGATACGGCAGGAGTATGACAGATACATCGTCCAGGCCCGCCGGGACAGGGATGCCCTAAGCCAACGTGTGCAAGAACTGGAGGCCAGTCTTCAGAGGAGGGAGAAGGCAGAACCTCCACACTCCTCAGGAGCAGCAGGAGCTTGGGGTGCAGCAGGGACCCAGACTGGGGAGACGGCAAATGTCAGTGAG GAGTTGTTCAGCGGTGGAGGATTCGTGCTTCTGCCGCGAGATGACATCGCGAGCCAGGGGGGAGCACCGGTGGGGCCAGACTGTCCTGCAGGCAGCATGAGCAGCGGCAGCCAGGCGGAGAAGGACAGAGAGAACGAACGGCTCCCA GAGAGCCTGCAGAGGGAGCCGGAGGTGCTGCAGGACCAGTGGGGGGAATGCAGCGggagggaggaggagctggCTCGCCAACTGCAGGAGCAGACGGACCCGGCGGTGCTGGAAGCCCAGGATCTCCGGGTCTGGTTGGAGAGGGACCGGCTGCAGCTCCATAGCCTGGAACACCAGAAG GAGACCCTATCCCTGGAGCTGGAAGATGTCAGAGTGAAGTATGCGAGATTCCAAGAGGAGGCTGCATTGGTCATGGCTGACCTGCAGAGGGAGAAG GATGACTTATTGTCGCAAATAGAAGAAAGAGAAAAGAGTTACGAGAAG GTGGCGTTGGAGAATGCGGACCTAAGGTTGAAGGTGGATGCTCTCCTAGGTGAGGTGGGACCAGGTGGCCCCCCAGACCCCCGCGGCCCACACAGGCTGACCGCTAGCACCGAACTGGTGGTCCTCTCACACCATGTATCTCACTGCTACTCAAAGACCCAGTACCCAG ATTACTGCATCCAAAGTGCATCCGGAGTCGTCGCTGAGCCCGTGGTGATGAGCGATTCTGATGGCAACCCGCTGGCCACAAAAGAGATCTTCAGGCAGCT ACGCCGGGAGCACAGTCTTCTCCGGGACGTGATGCTCATCCTGTACCGGCGCCGCTGGTTTGTGGACGACGCCGTGCCGTATGTCCGCAGGACCCTGAGAAAGTGTGGGGCCAAACTTGACCCCCTGGACTGa
- the LOC111858161 gene encoding uncharacterized protein isoform X2 codes for MVAFDEATKPRGGAVEERGENPNKSFRVFIRLCPEERRDPPTDEARGFIKVKRPNQVVVDTGRGHPPQTLEFNAVWDETATQKEVYESAAKPLVESLLHGCNGCVITYSSPASGRSSHSLLGDGGVAGAQRGIVSRAAQDIFSSPEALNYKIRVSFIQVSNEKIYDLLESQSAEVCRIREGGGSVLLEGLTEVEVGSPQGVLQLYRRGAGNRQSGASRGEFAGKSHIIFNITVAMQMPKAESGQEGLLTTCKLTLVDLASSAKVPARCGPIPDVRRGLQVTQENAQEVKMLKRSLTIFGNVIFALSTTGREHVPYRESKLTRILRDCLGGDCRTSLIVTVSPNPSCVSETLSSLQFARRAMAVPSHQLRCSPLQVHSTKTAEKPKSGQCRRATQLAALTGKRVHPQTCLPPIQHTLAPPSGHGWKRCDELDHKVVLPQLEAGGTQAMRSAKAPRPGEEREGGTSLSRRAGEEKGGGAGVSRRLGEERGGGAGVSGRLGEEKGGGAGVSRRLGEEKVGGAGVSRLPGEEKGGGVSVSRLPGEEKGGGASVSWLPGEEKGGGASVSRLPGEEKGGGASVSRLPGEEKGGGASVSRLPGEEKGGGASVSRLPGEEKGGGASVSRLPGEEKGGGASVSRQPRSRSHSSTLAGNQAVEPSDRDRQARPEVLHSPGISSDCLPPPPAPSATAAAPPMSMDCPNCNRERKIRQEYDRYIVQARRDRDALSQRVQELEASLQRREKAEPPHSSGAAGAWGAAGTQTGETANVSEELFSGGGFVLLPRDDIASQGGAPVGPDCPAGSMSSGSQAEKDRENERLPESLQREPEVLQDQWGECSGREEELARQLQEQTDPAVLEAQDLRVWLERDRLQLHSLEHQKETLSLELEDVRVKYARFQEEAALVMADLQREKDDLLSQIEEREKSYEKVALENADLRLKVDALLGEVGPGGPPDPRGPHRLTASTELVVLSHHVSHCYSKTQYPDYCIQSASGVVAEPVVMSDSDGNPLATKEIFRQLAQETPPPALYMRPAGRRKLHASSPSCPAALLSLPPWD; via the exons TGTCCCGAAGAGCGGCGGGACCCCCCGACAG ATGAAGCAAGGGGATTTATAAAGGTGAAGAGACCCAATCAGGTGGTTGTTGACACAGGAAGG GGCCACCCACCCCAGACTCTGGAGTTTAATGCCGTTTGGGACGAGACGGCCACCCAGAAGGAGGTCTACGAATCGGCAGCCAAG CCCCTGGTGGAGTCTCTGCTGCACGGCTGCAACGGCTGCGTTATTACCTACAGCTCCCCGGCCAGCGGGAGGTCGTCACACAGCCTGCTGGGAGATGGCGGCGTTGCTGGTGCCCAGCGGGGCATCGTCAGCAGGGCCGCTCAGGACATTTTCAGCT CCCCAGAAGCACTGAACTACAAGATCAGAGTCTCCTTCATCCAGGTTTCCAATGAGAAGATATATGATCTTCTG GAGAGCCAGTCTGCGGAAGTGTGCCGCATCCGTGAGGGAGGGGGCTCCGTGCTGCTGGAGGGGCTGAcggaggtggaggtggggtCTCCCCAGGGGGTGCTGCAGCTGTACCGGCGTGGGGCTGGAAACCGTCAGTCAG GTGCTTCCAGGGGTGAATTTGCTGGCAAAAGCCACATTATTTTTAACATCACCGTAGCCATGCAAATGCCCAAGGCTGAGAGCG GTCAGGAGGGACTTTTGACTACTTGCAAGCTAACACTG GTGGACCTCGCCAGCTCAGCCAAG GTGCCCGCGCGCTGCGGTCCCATTCCAGATGTGAGGAGAGGTTTGCAGGTGACTCAGGAAAACGCCCAGGAAGTCAAGATGCTCAAACGCTCCCTCACAATATTTGGAAAC GTGATCTTTGCCCTCAGCACTACGGGCCGTGAGCACGTGCCGTACAGGGAGTCCAAGCTCACCAGGATTTTGAGAGACTG TTTAGGGGGAGACTGCCGGACGTCCCTGATCGTGACGGTGTCTCCCAACCCGTCGTGTGTCTCCGAGACGCTGAGCAGCCTGCAGTTTGCGCGCCGCGCCATGGCTGTGCCCAGCCACCAGCTTCGCTGCTCCCCCCTGCAG GTTCACAGTACAAAGACGGCAGAGAAGCCCAAGTCCGGGCAGTGCAGACGGGCGACACAGCTGGCCGCCTTGACGGGCAAGAGG GTTCATCCCCAGACCTGCCTGCCCCCCATCCAGCACACGCTAGCGCCACCCTCTGGGCATGGCTGGAAGCGCTGCGACGAGCTGGATCACAAAGTTGTGCTGCCCCAGCTAGAGGCGGGAGGAACACAGGCCATGAGGTCGGCGAAGGCACCGAGGCCAGGAGAGGAGAGGGAAGGTGGAACCAGCCTGAGCAGACGGGCAGGCGAGGAGAAAGGGGGCGGAGCCGGTGTGAGCAGGCGGCTAGGCGAGGAGAGAGGGGGCGGAGCTGGTGTGAGCGGGCGGCTAGGCGAGGAGAAAGGGGGCGGAGCCGGTGTGAGCAGGCGGCTAGGCGAGGAGAAAGTGGGCGGAGCCGGTGTGAGCAGGCTGCCTGGTGAGGAGAAAGGGGGCGGGGTCAGCGTGAGCAGGCTGCCTGGTGAGGagaaagggggcggggccagcgtgagctggctgcctggcgaggagaaagggggcggggccagcgtGAGCAGGCTGCCTGGCGAGGagaaagggggcggggccagcgtGAGCAGGCTGCCTGGCGAGGagaaagggggcggggccagcgtGAGCAGGCTGCCTGGCGAGGagaaagggggcggggccagcgtGAGCAGGCTGCCTGGCGAGGagaaagggggcggggccagcgtGAGCAGGCTGCCTGGCGAGGagaaagggggcggggccagcgtGAGCAGGCAGCCACGCTCCCGGTCTCACTCGAGCACGCTAGCAGGTAACCAAGCAGTGGAGCCTAGCGATCGGGATAGGCAGGCCAGGCCTGAGGTTCTCCACTCCCCCGGCATCTCCTCAGACTGCCTCCCACCTCCACCTGCCCCCTCTGCCACAGCCGCCGCCCCTCCCATGTCCATGGACTGCCCCAACTGTAACCGGGAGCGGAAGATACGGCAGGAGTATGACAGATACATCGTCCAGGCCCGCCGGGACAGGGATGCCCTAAGCCAACGTGTGCAAGAACTGGAGGCCAGTCTTCAGAGGAGGGAGAAGGCAGAACCTCCACACTCCTCAGGAGCAGCAGGAGCTTGGGGTGCAGCAGGGACCCAGACTGGGGAGACGGCAAATGTCAGTGAG GAGTTGTTCAGCGGTGGAGGATTCGTGCTTCTGCCGCGAGATGACATCGCGAGCCAGGGGGGAGCACCGGTGGGGCCAGACTGTCCTGCAGGCAGCATGAGCAGCGGCAGCCAGGCGGAGAAGGACAGAGAGAACGAACGGCTCCCA GAGAGCCTGCAGAGGGAGCCGGAGGTGCTGCAGGACCAGTGGGGGGAATGCAGCGggagggaggaggagctggCTCGCCAACTGCAGGAGCAGACGGACCCGGCGGTGCTGGAAGCCCAGGATCTCCGGGTCTGGTTGGAGAGGGACCGGCTGCAGCTCCATAGCCTGGAACACCAGAAG GAGACCCTATCCCTGGAGCTGGAAGATGTCAGAGTGAAGTATGCGAGATTCCAAGAGGAGGCTGCATTGGTCATGGCTGACCTGCAGAGGGAGAAG GATGACTTATTGTCGCAAATAGAAGAAAGAGAAAAGAGTTACGAGAAG GTGGCGTTGGAGAATGCGGACCTAAGGTTGAAGGTGGATGCTCTCCTAGGTGAGGTGGGACCAGGTGGCCCCCCAGACCCCCGCGGCCCACACAGGCTGACCGCTAGCACCGAACTGGTGGTCCTCTCACACCATGTATCTCACTGCTACTCAAAGACCCAGTACCCAG ATTACTGCATCCAAAGTGCATCCGGAGTCGTCGCTGAGCCCGTGGTGATGAGCGATTCTGATGGCAACCCGCTGGCCACAAAAGAGATCTTCAGGCAGCT GGCccaggaaaccccccccccggccctgtATATGCGCCCTGCTGGGAGACGGAAGCTCCATGCATCCAGTCCATCTTGCCCCGCTGCCTTACTCTCTTTACCTCCCTGGGACTGA